The Ruania alba genome has a window encoding:
- a CDS encoding dihydrofolate reductase family protein, with amino-acid sequence MDQLLRVHCFNLSRDGFGAGENQSLERPFGHADPGDMFAWAGATASWPNRTDPGGTRGLDDYFTRDFARNIGAEIMGRNKFGPQRGPWRDRQWRGWWGDEPPFHTPVFVLTHHERPSFTLSDTTFHFLDAGPEEALERAKAAAKGKDVRLGGGATTIRQFLDADLVDTMHIAVSDVELGSGVRLWQSPEELLDRFHLEVVPSPSGVRHHLFWRR; translated from the coding sequence CTCAGAGTCCATTGCTTCAACCTCTCGCGCGACGGATTCGGCGCCGGTGAGAACCAGTCCCTGGAGCGGCCGTTCGGCCATGCCGACCCCGGCGACATGTTCGCCTGGGCAGGGGCCACGGCCAGTTGGCCGAACCGGACCGACCCCGGCGGAACCCGCGGTCTTGACGATTACTTCACTCGCGACTTCGCTCGGAACATCGGTGCCGAGATCATGGGGCGCAACAAGTTCGGACCGCAGCGTGGGCCGTGGCGGGACCGCCAATGGCGCGGCTGGTGGGGCGACGAGCCGCCCTTCCACACCCCGGTGTTCGTGCTCACTCATCACGAGCGGCCGTCGTTCACCCTCTCCGACACCACCTTCCACTTCCTGGATGCTGGGCCCGAAGAAGCGCTGGAACGGGCCAAGGCTGCGGCCAAAGGCAAGGACGTCCGATTGGGGGGTGGCGCAACAACCATCCGCCAGTTCCTCGACGCCGATCTGGTCGACACGATGCACATTGCGGTTTCGGACGTCGAACTCGGATCGGGCGTCCGACTATGGCAGTCACCCGAGGAGTTGCTCGACCGATTCCACCTCGAGGTGGTGCCGAGCCCAAGTGGTGTGAGGCACCACCTGTTCTGGAGGCGGTGA
- a CDS encoding GTPase domain-containing protein — MTPTPATPPHDPSTEDHGAPEETAEHIQSDLDGPVPMVEVIEHLLDNLDTASLPLEVPGVAECRVQRDRLATQVRHHLLPRLKQVAAPVIVVVGGSTGAGKSTIVNSVVGREVTEAGVLRPTTREPILVVHPLDAELMDTHPVTEVARVNPSEDVPRGMALLDAPDLDSVHAGNRSLADELVELADLWVFVTTGSRYGDAVPWTRLQAASERGVSLSVILNRVDPEALATVRRDLFERLEAQGFGSVPFFVIPDVGPLEGALPDHRIREFTQWLTVLGAKSQSRSVIARTVRGAWPALRQDVQAVAVAMEDQRRTNLSLRNQLNAATAASADQVRTDLTSGAAATGAPTTAWLAGASSGGILSPLVAAPANLFESWRVRRANAARLESVRSLREVAINAARTLIHEAGERAERALRTAAEESPAGCQVTEAVAPATCTAGRAERLAMLFSEWDDVVAELCATLTFTADDAGLDEAGKVALVEAAAVGLDGASRAVTRMLGERGAAVVARLNEDLGSWAHVAVVAEAEPFIAALEDLGVDEQAARSLRLRASELKGYL; from the coding sequence GTGACCCCGACCCCCGCGACTCCGCCGCACGATCCGAGCACGGAGGACCACGGCGCGCCGGAGGAGACCGCCGAGCACATCCAGTCCGATCTCGACGGGCCCGTGCCCATGGTCGAGGTGATCGAGCACCTGCTCGACAACCTGGATACCGCCTCGCTGCCCCTCGAGGTGCCCGGTGTGGCGGAGTGCCGCGTGCAGCGTGACCGGCTCGCCACCCAGGTGCGCCACCACCTGCTGCCCCGGCTGAAGCAGGTCGCGGCGCCGGTGATCGTCGTGGTCGGTGGGTCCACCGGGGCCGGCAAATCCACCATCGTCAACTCGGTGGTCGGCCGGGAGGTCACTGAGGCCGGGGTGCTGCGCCCCACCACCCGAGAACCCATCCTCGTGGTGCACCCGCTCGATGCCGAGCTGATGGACACCCACCCGGTGACCGAGGTGGCTCGGGTGAATCCGAGCGAGGACGTCCCCCGGGGTATGGCGCTCCTCGACGCGCCCGACCTGGACTCGGTGCACGCCGGGAACCGGAGCCTGGCCGATGAGCTCGTGGAGCTCGCGGACCTGTGGGTGTTCGTCACCACCGGCTCCCGCTACGGCGACGCTGTGCCGTGGACCCGGCTGCAGGCCGCCTCCGAACGAGGCGTGTCCCTCTCGGTAATCCTCAACCGCGTGGATCCCGAGGCGCTCGCCACCGTGCGCAGGGACCTGTTCGAGCGCCTGGAAGCCCAAGGGTTCGGCTCGGTGCCGTTCTTCGTCATCCCCGACGTCGGCCCGCTCGAGGGGGCGCTACCGGACCATCGGATCCGGGAGTTCACGCAATGGCTCACCGTGCTCGGGGCGAAGAGCCAGTCGCGCAGTGTGATCGCGCGGACCGTGCGCGGAGCGTGGCCGGCTCTCCGCCAGGACGTGCAGGCAGTGGCCGTGGCGATGGAGGACCAGCGTCGCACCAACCTCTCCCTGCGCAATCAGCTCAACGCGGCCACCGCGGCCTCCGCCGACCAGGTCAGGACGGACTTGACCTCCGGCGCTGCCGCGACCGGCGCCCCGACCACCGCATGGCTCGCCGGTGCGAGCAGCGGTGGCATTCTCTCCCCACTGGTGGCCGCCCCGGCCAACCTGTTCGAGTCGTGGCGGGTCCGCCGCGCCAACGCCGCTCGCCTGGAGTCGGTGCGGTCGCTGCGCGAAGTGGCCATCAACGCCGCCCGCACCCTGATCCATGAGGCCGGCGAGCGCGCTGAGCGCGCCCTGCGGACGGCGGCCGAGGAGTCCCCGGCAGGGTGTCAGGTGACCGAGGCCGTCGCACCCGCCACGTGCACGGCCGGCCGAGCCGAGCGCCTGGCCATGCTGTTCTCCGAATGGGACGACGTGGTGGCCGAACTGTGCGCCACGCTCACCTTCACCGCCGACGACGCCGGGCTGGACGAGGCAGGCAAGGTCGCCCTGGTGGAGGCGGCCGCCGTCGGCCTGGACGGCGCCTCCCGTGCCGTGACGCGTATGCTCGGCGAGCGAGGGGCCGCCGTCGTCGCTCGACTGAACGAGGATCTGGGATCCTGGGCGCACGTCGCTGTCGTGGCTGAGGCGGAACCGTTCATCGCCGCCCTGGAGGACCTCGGGGTGGACGAGCAAGCCGCACGTAGCCTGCGACTGCGTGCCTCAGAGTTGAAGGGATACTTGTGA